In the genome of Terribacillus sp. FSL K6-0262, one region contains:
- a CDS encoding alpha/beta hydrolase-fold protein, with amino-acid sequence MMIEEWILPGKESEVRYRVQIYIPEQSPPPEGFPVIYVLDGHMYFGYGADVIRNQSFNASKTGIEPAIIVGIALEAEDAIIRERRFYDFTPPAAVYKYPDRFKGVTIDKHGGADIFLDWIIGELQPKVVESYPVQSDKQCLYGHSLGGLFTLYSMFKRPEAFQCYLAISPSIWWNEKHIYSFVNDVKESKLFMGVGKEEGFMVEDATAFYHSLPSGLEERASCYVAEGENHASVVPTTMSRAFRYFFQ; translated from the coding sequence ATGATGATAGAAGAATGGATACTTCCTGGTAAGGAATCGGAAGTGCGGTATCGCGTCCAAATATACATTCCGGAACAATCCCCGCCGCCAGAGGGATTTCCTGTCATTTATGTATTGGATGGGCATATGTATTTCGGATATGGTGCCGATGTGATACGCAATCAATCTTTTAATGCATCAAAAACAGGAATCGAGCCTGCAATCATTGTAGGAATAGCATTAGAGGCGGAAGATGCCATCATCAGGGAGCGGCGGTTTTATGATTTCACACCACCAGCTGCAGTCTATAAGTACCCAGACAGGTTTAAAGGTGTGACGATTGATAAGCATGGGGGAGCGGATATTTTCCTTGATTGGATCATCGGGGAGCTGCAGCCCAAAGTCGTGGAAAGCTATCCTGTACAGTCCGACAAGCAGTGCTTATATGGACATTCCCTGGGCGGATTGTTTACTCTGTACAGCATGTTCAAACGTCCGGAAGCCTTCCAGTGCTATTTGGCAATCAGCCCATCCATCTGGTGGAATGAGAAGCATATTTATTCGTTTGTAAATGACGTCAAAGAGTCGAAATTATTCATGGGTGTAGGAAAAGAAGAAGGTTTTATGGTCGAAGATGCCACAGCGTTCTATCATTCGTTGCCAAGCGGCTTGGAAGAGAGGGCGTCCTGCTATGTAGCAGAAGGTGAAAACCATGCATCAGTCGTTCCGACGACGATGAGTCGTGCATTTCGTTATTTCTTCCAGTAA
- a CDS encoding FusB/FusC family EF-G-binding protein, whose amino-acid sequence MQAFIRNDQYNNIKEQVQQLVNSSAAVKDIDVIYGLRSLAEEKIKNRFEELSEEEAEMLGRIRDVQDEIDAELFLAQLRPSIKAFPALTEEQLRKLFPKVKHLHLPKLNDVDWEKTSYLGWNDNGQQAKYMVAPHQEGMIAARGTFTPSSKPGICTICNKLESVGLFMAGPIGRGQGTYVKRGNYICRDSAKCNRNLTDINRFYDFISHLHAS is encoded by the coding sequence ATGCAAGCCTTTATCCGGAATGACCAATATAACAATATTAAAGAACAGGTGCAGCAGCTTGTGAATAGCTCTGCTGCTGTCAAAGATATAGACGTGATTTACGGACTCCGCTCACTGGCAGAAGAGAAGATCAAAAACAGATTCGAGGAGCTTTCGGAAGAAGAAGCAGAAATGCTCGGAAGAATAAGGGATGTGCAGGATGAAATCGATGCAGAGCTTTTTCTGGCGCAGCTGCGTCCATCCATCAAAGCCTTCCCTGCTTTGACAGAGGAGCAGCTTAGGAAGCTGTTTCCGAAAGTGAAGCATCTCCATCTGCCAAAGCTGAATGATGTAGATTGGGAGAAGACATCTTATCTTGGCTGGAATGATAACGGCCAGCAGGCGAAATATATGGTTGCCCCGCATCAAGAAGGAATGATAGCTGCTCGCGGTACATTTACGCCATCCTCCAAGCCCGGTATCTGCACGATTTGCAACAAGCTGGAAAGCGTGGGGTTATTCATGGCAGGACCAATCGGCCGCGGTCAAGGAACCTATGTGAAGCGAGGAAATTATATTTGCAGGGACAGTGCCAAGTGCAACAGGAACTTAACTGACATCAACCGGTTCTATGACTTCATATCCCATCTGCATGCCTCATGA
- a CDS encoding PH domain-containing protein has product MGQKRDLKELSTYLDEDERIFLYVQSKLNERTGILGVTQNRILFTHKPLIKPSYLDTTSYDSIDYVLYTEGTGEGELSIHLNNGDIKYITSHRLIHLKGVSDIVRMFVNNHQRDLLYRNTFNRKQLLE; this is encoded by the coding sequence ATGGGGCAGAAAAGGGATCTGAAGGAATTGTCCACGTACCTAGATGAAGATGAACGGATTTTTCTCTATGTACAAAGTAAGCTTAATGAGAGGACTGGTATCCTTGGCGTCACACAAAATCGAATCCTGTTTACGCACAAACCGCTGATCAAGCCAAGCTATCTGGATACAACCAGCTATGACAGTATCGATTATGTCCTTTATACTGAGGGAACAGGAGAGGGCGAATTATCCATTCATTTAAATAATGGAGATATTAAGTATATAACAAGCCATCGTCTGATTCATCTGAAGGGTGTAAGTGATATAGTCAGAATGTTCGTTAATAATCATCAGCGGGATCTCTTGTACCGGAATACGTTCAACCGCAAGCAATTATTGGAGTAG
- a CDS encoding DUF3298 and DUF4163 domain-containing protein: protein MKKAMIGFVFVLAFSVFTQSIQAQPTKNVIVETEYYDDIEELKYPQVKQAGTPKVTRMINKDFRSYIEKAAEARKENIEAGNKYDYDPDFQTDFEVKYNSDHLLSILMSSYIFTGGAHGSTAVESFNYDLQAKKRIFLTDILQTPNQLKKVQHYVFTYAKARPEIFYPDLKAEDVQLNEKTAFFFTDDGIALVFQQYDIAPYVSGNQVIKIPRKIYS from the coding sequence ATGAAGAAAGCGATGATCGGGTTTGTGTTTGTACTTGCTTTTTCTGTCTTTACACAATCGATACAAGCACAGCCCACAAAGAATGTAATTGTGGAAACGGAATACTACGATGATATCGAGGAGCTGAAATACCCGCAAGTGAAGCAGGCGGGCACTCCGAAGGTTACACGGATGATCAATAAGGATTTCAGGTCATATATCGAGAAGGCTGCCGAGGCACGCAAGGAGAATATCGAGGCGGGCAATAAGTATGATTATGACCCCGATTTTCAAACTGATTTCGAAGTGAAATATAATTCGGATCACTTGCTCAGCATCTTGATGAGCAGCTATATATTTACCGGGGGAGCACATGGATCTACTGCCGTGGAATCGTTTAATTACGACTTACAGGCTAAAAAACGCATTTTTTTGACGGATATCCTGCAGACGCCGAATCAGTTAAAGAAGGTTCAGCACTATGTATTCACTTATGCAAAGGCTAGGCCGGAGATATTCTATCCCGACCTCAAGGCGGAGGATGTGCAACTGAATGAGAAAACAGCCTTCTTCTTTACTGATGATGGAATCGCGCTTGTTTTCCAACAGTATGATATTGCGCCATATGTATCAGGTAATCAGGTAATTAAAATACCCAGGAAAATATACAGCTGA
- a CDS encoding Gfo/Idh/MocA family oxidoreductase, translating to MINWAILGPGSIAHHFAAALKEEGASLLAVGARNEAKGQAFAEKFGIPKVYEGFQGVLEDPEVDVVYISTPHAYHYETIKEALQRGKHVLAEKAITVNATQLEEIMDLAAKKQLIVAEAMTIYHMPIYKELRQLIDAGKIGEVQTLSVNFNSIKENDPQNRFFNPELAGGALLDIGVYALSFVRLFIKEEPNEIISTVTKHETGVDQQAGIILKNKQGQLAAITLSFMVESPERATIMGTKGFIDIERFSRAEKATVCYIEEGKTEIIESGETEKALQYEVRAMKELIEKDVPHVTLPYTKDVMKIMDKLRKQWEISFSFE from the coding sequence ATGATCAATTGGGCTATTTTGGGACCAGGTTCCATTGCACATCATTTTGCAGCTGCCTTGAAGGAAGAAGGGGCATCGCTATTGGCGGTCGGGGCAAGGAATGAAGCGAAGGGGCAAGCTTTCGCGGAAAAATTCGGGATACCTAAAGTGTATGAAGGGTTCCAGGGCGTGCTGGAGGATCCGGAAGTGGACGTTGTATACATATCCACGCCCCATGCCTATCATTATGAGACAATCAAGGAAGCATTGCAGCGCGGGAAGCATGTGCTTGCAGAAAAAGCGATTACAGTGAATGCAACCCAGCTTGAGGAAATCATGGATTTAGCTGCAAAGAAACAATTGATTGTGGCCGAAGCAATGACTATTTATCATATGCCGATTTATAAGGAACTGCGGCAATTGATAGATGCGGGAAAAATCGGTGAGGTTCAGACTTTGAGCGTGAATTTCAACAGCATCAAGGAAAATGATCCCCAGAATCGCTTTTTCAATCCTGAATTGGCAGGTGGAGCGCTATTGGATATAGGAGTCTATGCTCTGTCATTTGTTCGTTTGTTCATTAAAGAGGAGCCAAATGAAATCATCAGCACCGTTACAAAGCATGAAACAGGCGTTGATCAGCAGGCAGGAATCATCCTGAAGAACAAGCAGGGGCAGCTCGCAGCCATCACCTTATCCTTTATGGTGGAATCGCCTGAACGTGCTACGATCATGGGTACGAAAGGATTCATCGATATCGAGCGGTTTTCACGCGCAGAGAAAGCGACGGTTTGTTATATAGAGGAGGGCAAGACGGAAATCATTGAATCCGGAGAGACGGAGAAAGCTTTGCAGTATGAAGTCAGGGCGATGAAGGAACTCATTGAAAAGGATGTTCCACATGTAACATTGCCATATACGAAGGATGTCATGAAGATCATGGATAAGCTTCGGAAGCAATGGGAAATCAGCTTTAGCTTCGAATAA
- a CDS encoding ABC transporter permease produces MDLLKELVTYYSDNGAYVWTEFYRHFLMSAYGVLFAAIVGIPIGILIARYSKLSPWVISFVNVIQTIPALALLAVLMLVMGLGTNTVILALFLYSLLPIVKNTYTGILGVDKTLKEAGSAMGMTRFQILRMVELPLSLSVIMAGLRTALVIAIGIATIGTFIGAGGLGSIIVRGTNAAEGGAIILAGAIPTALMAVLADFVMGWFERLLSPANSRKLS; encoded by the coding sequence TTGGACTTACTGAAAGAATTAGTGACCTATTACAGTGATAATGGAGCCTATGTTTGGACTGAATTCTATCGGCACTTCCTGATGTCGGCCTATGGTGTATTATTCGCTGCCATTGTCGGCATTCCGATCGGCATCCTGATAGCCCGTTACAGCAAACTCAGCCCCTGGGTTATTTCATTTGTGAATGTCATCCAGACAATTCCTGCCCTTGCCTTGCTCGCTGTGCTTATGCTGGTGATGGGATTGGGTACGAATACCGTCATCCTGGCATTGTTCCTTTACTCCCTGCTACCGATTGTAAAGAATACGTATACCGGTATCCTTGGTGTGGATAAGACATTGAAAGAAGCAGGCAGTGCGATGGGGATGACTAGATTTCAAATCCTGCGGATGGTGGAACTGCCACTTTCCCTTTCCGTTATCATGGCAGGCTTGCGCACCGCCCTTGTCATCGCAATCGGTATTGCGACAATCGGGACCTTCATCGGCGCAGGCGGACTAGGATCCATTATTGTCCGAGGCACGAATGCAGCAGAAGGAGGAGCCATCATCCTGGCAGGCGCCATTCCGACTGCACTCATGGCAGTACTGGCCGACTTTGTCATGGGTTGGTTCGAACGATTGCTTTCTCCTGCCAACAGCAGGAAATTAAGCTGA
- a CDS encoding osmoprotectant ABC transporter substrate-binding protein, translating to MKKLSKLIMIGMLTALLLSGCSLPGLGGGSGETIKIGTVTTSETQTLGYIQKYMIEHYTDLNAEIVGNLGSSIVMHQAMVNGDVDISAARYTGTDLSGALHMDLVNDPDEAMEIVQREFQEQFDQKWYDTYGFDNTYVLSVRQDVAEKEGLEKVSDLSSVADKYQFGVDNSWINREGIGYDEFVKTYGFEFNKVFPMQIGLVYSALNSKKMDAVLAYSTDARLKQFNLATLEDDKHFFPPYDASPVASNELLQEHPEIDDILQKLVGKFDNDTIIELNYQADIEKKEPSTIAKEYLEVHNYFEEE from the coding sequence ATGAAAAAGCTAAGCAAACTGATCATGATTGGTATGTTGACAGCCCTTCTTCTATCTGGCTGTTCGCTTCCAGGTCTGGGCGGCGGATCTGGGGAAACGATCAAAATCGGTACAGTCACTACCTCCGAGACACAGACGCTCGGCTATATACAGAAATACATGATCGAGCATTATACAGATTTAAATGCCGAAATCGTCGGCAACTTGGGGTCCTCCATCGTGATGCACCAGGCTATGGTAAATGGCGATGTAGATATATCCGCTGCAAGATATACCGGTACCGATTTGAGCGGGGCACTGCATATGGATCTTGTAAATGACCCTGATGAAGCAATGGAAATCGTCCAGCGGGAATTCCAGGAACAATTCGATCAAAAATGGTACGACACATACGGATTCGATAACACCTATGTCCTCTCTGTACGGCAGGATGTAGCTGAAAAGGAAGGACTGGAGAAAGTTTCTGACCTTTCATCGGTTGCTGATAAGTACCAATTCGGTGTGGATAACAGCTGGATCAACCGTGAAGGAATCGGATATGACGAATTCGTGAAAACATACGGTTTTGAGTTCAACAAGGTTTTCCCGATGCAGATAGGACTTGTATATTCCGCCTTGAACAGCAAGAAAATGGATGCTGTCCTGGCCTACTCCACCGATGCCAGATTAAAGCAATTTAACTTGGCCACCTTGGAAGACGATAAACATTTCTTCCCTCCTTATGATGCCTCTCCGGTTGCTTCCAATGAATTGCTTCAAGAACACCCGGAAATTGATGATATCCTCCAGAAGCTTGTAGGGAAATTCGATAATGATACGATCATTGAACTCAATTACCAAGCCGATATCGAGAAAAAAGAACCAAGTACCATTGCCAAGGAATATCTGGAAGTCCATAACTACTTTGAAGAGGAATAA
- a CDS encoding ABC transporter permease, whose product MDALIQFLQEQGSTLALKTWEHLYISLIAVLLGILVAVPVGILLTRFERAADTVIRIISIIQTFPSLAILAFFIPILGVGKLPAIVALFFYSMLPILRNTYIGIKNTDKNLLEAGRGMGMTNAQLIFSVELPLAIPVIMAGIRVSTVYLIGWATLASFVGAGGLGDFIFDGLNLYQPELILAGAIPSTILALLADFILGRIETKLTPTTKSAQQETA is encoded by the coding sequence ATGGATGCATTGATCCAATTCCTCCAGGAACAAGGCAGCACACTTGCACTGAAGACATGGGAGCATTTATATATTTCCTTGATTGCCGTTCTGCTCGGTATCCTTGTCGCTGTACCAGTCGGCATCCTGCTCACAAGATTCGAGCGGGCAGCTGATACAGTCATCCGTATCATCAGCATCATCCAAACCTTTCCAAGCCTTGCCATCCTGGCATTCTTCATTCCGATATTAGGTGTAGGCAAGCTGCCGGCCATTGTCGCCTTATTTTTCTACTCCATGCTGCCGATTCTCCGCAATACCTATATCGGCATAAAAAATACAGATAAAAATCTGCTGGAAGCAGGCCGCGGCATGGGCATGACCAATGCTCAGCTCATCTTCAGCGTTGAACTGCCGCTCGCCATCCCGGTCATCATGGCTGGTATACGAGTTTCCACGGTCTATCTAATCGGTTGGGCCACACTCGCATCATTCGTCGGAGCCGGCGGACTTGGTGACTTCATTTTCGACGGATTGAATCTATATCAGCCGGAGCTGATTTTAGCAGGTGCCATTCCATCTACCATCCTGGCTTTGCTAGCTGATTTTATCCTGGGAAGAATCGAGACGAAACTGACACCGACAACAAAAAGCGCACAGCAGGAAACGGCATAG
- a CDS encoding betaine/proline/choline family ABC transporter ATP-binding protein (Members of the family are the ATP-binding subunit of ABC transporters for substrates such as betaine, L-proline or other amino acids, choline, carnitine, etc. The substrate specificity is best determined from the substrate-binding subunit, rather than this subunit, as it interacts with the permease subunit and not with substrate directly.), with translation MLTFENVTKIYSGNKKAVNNLNLEIEKGEFICFIGPSGCGKTTSMKMVNRLIEPTEGRILIDGKDIMKQNRVQMRREIGYVIQQIGLFPHMTISDNITLVPKLLQWSKEKRRERAEELIKLVNLPEEYLDRYPQELSGGQQQRIGVLRALASNPPLILMDEPFGALDPITRDGLQEEFKNLQRKLGKTIVFVTHDMDEAIKLADRIVIMRDGEIVQVDMPDEILRNPANEFVESFIGKERLIQTKPDVKTVGQIMNKIPATVHKEETLSTAIQRMKEKRVDSLLVIGEDQTLEGYIDVEDIEENRKRSTLVGEIVETELYRVKEDSLIRDTIQKMLRRQTKYVPVVDEHNRLKGIVTRATLADLVYESIWGDEDEN, from the coding sequence GTGCTGACATTCGAGAATGTAACGAAGATCTACAGCGGCAATAAAAAAGCCGTGAATAATTTGAACCTGGAAATAGAAAAAGGCGAATTCATTTGCTTCATCGGACCGAGCGGCTGCGGTAAAACGACCAGCATGAAAATGGTCAACCGCCTGATCGAGCCGACTGAAGGAAGGATCCTGATTGACGGCAAAGATATCATGAAGCAAAACCGTGTGCAGATGCGGAGAGAAATAGGCTATGTCATCCAACAGATAGGACTGTTCCCGCATATGACGATCAGCGATAATATCACGCTTGTCCCGAAGCTGCTCCAATGGTCCAAAGAGAAGCGGCGTGAGCGGGCGGAAGAATTGATCAAATTGGTCAATCTGCCGGAAGAATACCTTGATCGCTACCCACAGGAACTGAGCGGCGGGCAGCAGCAGCGCATCGGTGTTTTGCGTGCACTGGCCTCCAATCCGCCTCTCATTCTGATGGATGAACCTTTTGGTGCACTGGATCCGATTACACGTGATGGATTACAGGAAGAATTCAAGAACTTGCAAAGAAAGCTGGGCAAGACCATCGTCTTCGTCACCCACGACATGGATGAAGCTATCAAATTGGCGGATCGCATCGTCATTATGCGGGACGGGGAGATCGTGCAGGTTGACATGCCTGATGAAATCCTGCGCAATCCGGCAAATGAATTCGTGGAATCCTTCATCGGGAAAGAGCGCCTTATCCAAACAAAGCCTGATGTAAAAACAGTCGGTCAGATCATGAATAAGATACCGGCAACCGTCCATAAAGAAGAGACATTATCCACCGCTATCCAGCGAATGAAGGAAAAACGCGTGGATTCCTTGCTGGTCATTGGTGAAGATCAGACACTTGAGGGCTATATCGACGTGGAAGATATCGAGGAAAACCGAAAAAGATCTACGCTTGTCGGTGAAATTGTCGAAACAGAGCTTTACCGAGTCAAAGAAGACAGCCTCATACGGGATACCATCCAAAAAATGCTCCGCAGGCAGACCAAATATGTACCTGTCGTGGATGAGCACAATCGGCTTAAAGGTATCGTCACACGGGCAACGCTTGCCGACCTAGTCTATGAATCTATCTGGGGTGACGAGGATGAAAACTAA
- a CDS encoding TetR/AcrR family transcriptional regulator → MNKKEIQKSRMWKYFVEATADIIREEGLEKVTIRKVADRAGYNSATIYNYFSDLSHLIFFASMTFLKDYTEEVVAYMNRSDKPLEKYLLAWECFCTYSFRYPKLFHAIFIMDLGDSPENMLERYYTKFPKDLINIPEELHSTLLERNMSKRGRSALELALEAGEISEKNVDAINELTILIWQGMFNNVLNHRRSYDPQRAMQKTMQYITEVVRNEAAFDFSENKFAP, encoded by the coding sequence ATGAACAAGAAAGAAATCCAAAAGAGCCGGATGTGGAAATACTTTGTGGAAGCGACAGCAGATATTATCCGCGAGGAAGGATTAGAAAAAGTGACGATCCGGAAAGTGGCGGATCGCGCTGGCTACAATAGCGCCACGATTTACAATTACTTCTCCGATCTATCCCATCTCATCTTCTTTGCGTCCATGACATTCCTGAAGGACTATACCGAAGAAGTCGTCGCTTATATGAATCGATCCGATAAGCCTCTGGAAAAGTATCTATTGGCCTGGGAATGCTTTTGCACATATTCCTTCCGTTATCCAAAGCTATTCCATGCCATTTTCATCATGGATCTTGGCGACAGCCCAGAAAATATGCTGGAGCGTTATTACACAAAGTTCCCCAAGGATCTGATAAACATTCCAGAGGAACTGCACTCGACATTGCTGGAACGCAATATGTCCAAACGCGGGCGTTCTGCCTTGGAGCTGGCACTCGAAGCTGGCGAAATCAGCGAAAAGAATGTAGATGCCATCAATGAATTGACGATCCTCATCTGGCAAGGAATGTTCAACAATGTGCTGAATCATCGCCGGTCATACGATCCGCAGCGGGCGATGCAGAAAACGATGCAATACATTACAGAAGTAGTCCGGAATGAGGCAGCTTTCGATTTTTCGGAAAATAAATTTGCACCGTAA
- a CDS encoding CocE/NonD family hydrolase gives MVFNVRDNQLQIKTSYPHSVKEIRHIWIPMRDGVRLSARIWLPEDANETPVPAILEYIPYRKDDFTALRDSIRHPYFAGHGYASVRVDIRGSGDSEGILYDEYLPQEQDDAEDVLKWIADQAWSTGEVGMIGKSWGGFNGLQVAARRPPELKAVITICSTDDRYADDVHYKGGALLASDMLWWASTMFAYNARPADPEIVGEKWREDWIRRMDETPPFAEEWVRHQRRDAYWKHGSVNEDYADIEIPVFAVGGWADGYTNAIPRLLEGLKVPKKGLIGPWAHEYPEVAIPGPSIGFLQECLRWWDHWLKGHETGIMEEPMLRAWMQESVPPEVEYEERPGRWVAEMEWPSTAIGQYALYLNGQELRNRAGAGLPVTVSSMQQHGLYAGVFCPFGQPGDMPSDQRLENGFATLFTSAPLEERMEILGAPKLQLELSSDQEQALVAVRLNDVAPDGSVTRVTWGMLNLTHRDSHEFPEALTPGEKISVTVQLNDIAHALPAGHRWQVAVAPTYWPHAWPSPKEATLTIYPGEKTKLLLPIRKSQAIDDQLPAFQQPETAPVLEKEILRPESRRRQIRYDTVEKTWILDDYSDEGARKLADNDLEYGSTNRNVYTIKEGDPLSASVQCDWTMDVGRGDWQTHMDLSCHMWCDETHFYLKHKLRAFENEKEIFAKEWNEQVPRDFI, from the coding sequence ATGGTATTCAATGTGCGAGATAACCAGCTGCAAATAAAAACGTCCTATCCGCATTCCGTGAAAGAGATACGTCATATTTGGATCCCGATGCGGGACGGGGTGAGATTATCAGCAAGAATCTGGCTTCCTGAGGATGCCAACGAAACACCGGTACCGGCGATTTTGGAATATATCCCTTATCGGAAAGATGATTTCACCGCATTGCGTGATTCCATCCGTCATCCATACTTTGCGGGTCACGGATATGCAAGTGTGCGAGTGGACATCCGCGGCAGCGGTGACTCAGAAGGCATTCTTTACGATGAGTATCTGCCGCAGGAACAGGATGATGCAGAAGACGTATTGAAATGGATAGCTGATCAAGCCTGGTCGACAGGCGAGGTAGGCATGATCGGGAAATCCTGGGGCGGATTCAATGGTTTGCAGGTTGCTGCCAGACGGCCGCCAGAATTGAAAGCTGTCATTACCATCTGTTCGACGGATGATCGGTATGCAGATGATGTGCATTATAAAGGCGGGGCATTGCTTGCTTCCGATATGCTTTGGTGGGCTTCGACGATGTTTGCTTACAATGCAAGACCAGCCGATCCGGAAATTGTCGGAGAGAAATGGCGGGAAGATTGGATACGGCGGATGGATGAGACACCTCCCTTTGCGGAGGAGTGGGTTCGTCATCAGCGCCGGGATGCTTATTGGAAGCACGGCTCAGTCAATGAGGATTATGCAGATATAGAGATACCTGTATTTGCTGTCGGCGGCTGGGCGGATGGTTATACGAATGCCATCCCTCGTTTGCTGGAAGGCTTGAAAGTACCGAAAAAAGGATTGATCGGGCCCTGGGCGCATGAATATCCCGAAGTTGCCATCCCGGGCCCTTCCATCGGATTCCTGCAAGAATGTCTGCGCTGGTGGGATCATTGGCTGAAAGGTCATGAAACAGGCATCATGGAAGAGCCGATGCTGCGTGCCTGGATGCAGGAAAGTGTTCCGCCTGAGGTGGAATACGAAGAAAGACCAGGACGATGGGTTGCCGAGATGGAATGGCCATCCACGGCAATTGGACAGTATGCTTTGTATCTAAATGGCCAGGAGCTGAGGAACCGAGCAGGTGCTGGTCTGCCAGTCACCGTTTCAAGCATGCAGCAGCATGGTCTTTACGCGGGTGTATTTTGTCCATTTGGGCAGCCTGGTGATATGCCATCCGATCAGCGCTTGGAAAATGGTTTTGCCACTCTATTCACCAGTGCTCCTCTGGAAGAAAGGATGGAAATACTCGGAGCCCCTAAATTGCAGCTGGAGCTTTCGAGCGATCAGGAACAAGCATTGGTGGCGGTCCGATTGAACGATGTGGCTCCGGACGGAAGTGTTACACGTGTAACATGGGGGATGCTCAACCTGACTCACCGGGATAGTCATGAATTTCCTGAGGCTTTGACGCCGGGAGAGAAGATTTCAGTGACTGTTCAGTTGAATGATATTGCCCATGCTCTTCCTGCAGGACATCGCTGGCAAGTGGCAGTTGCGCCGACTTATTGGCCGCATGCTTGGCCATCTCCAAAAGAAGCAACGCTTACCATTTATCCTGGAGAAAAAACAAAACTGCTGCTCCCAATCAGGAAAAGTCAGGCTATCGATGATCAGCTGCCGGCTTTCCAGCAGCCAGAAACTGCACCCGTCCTGGAGAAGGAAATATTGCGTCCGGAAAGCCGCCGGCGCCAAATACGGTATGATACAGTGGAGAAAACCTGGATTCTGGATGATTATTCGGATGAGGGTGCACGTAAGCTGGCTGATAACGATCTGGAGTATGGCAGCACAAATCGCAATGTGTATACAATCAAAGAAGGCGATCCGCTTTCAGCCAGCGTCCAATGTGATTGGACAATGGATGTCGGGCGAGGAGATTGGCAGACACATATGGATCTGTCCTGTCACATGTGGTGTGATGAAACGCATTTTTATCTTAAGCATAAGCTGCGTGCCTTTGAGAACGAAAAAGAGATATTCGCAAAGGAATGGAACGAACAAGTTCCCAGGGATTTTATTTGA
- a CDS encoding PadR family transcriptional regulator produces the protein MSSSQLLKGILEGCLLSIIAERETYGYEMVEKLASYGFTMVSEGSIYPLLLRMKKEGLVTTTSKALPSGGPKRKYYQLTAEGQAELEEFKIRWAAISSSVENILRRNQS, from the coding sequence TTGTCATCCAGCCAATTATTAAAAGGCATTCTCGAAGGATGCCTGCTTTCCATCATTGCTGAACGCGAAACGTATGGCTATGAGATGGTGGAGAAGCTTGCTTCCTATGGGTTTACCATGGTAAGCGAGGGCAGTATCTATCCATTGCTGCTGCGCATGAAAAAAGAAGGTCTCGTTACGACAACAAGCAAGGCATTGCCATCAGGCGGACCAAAGCGGAAATATTATCAATTGACTGCAGAAGGACAGGCAGAATTAGAAGAATTCAAGATAAGGTGGGCAGCAATTTCGTCCAGCGTAGAAAATATACTAAGGAGGAATCAATCATGA
- a CDS encoding helix-turn-helix transcriptional regulator, which yields MKNKVKFTRMEQKMTQEQLARRVHVTRQTIGLIEKGEYNPTLQLCVAIAKTLGKTLDDLFWEVD from the coding sequence GTGAAAAATAAAGTGAAATTCACGCGAATGGAGCAGAAAATGACGCAGGAGCAGCTGGCCAGGCGAGTGCATGTCACCAGACAGACGATCGGATTGATCGAAAAAGGAGAATACAATCCGACGCTGCAGCTTTGTGTAGCGATTGCAAAGACACTGGGAAAGACATTGGATGATTTATTCTGGGAGGTAGACTGA